DNA from Leptospira harrisiae:
TGGGACTTTCTTTTAACCAGAAGGAAGGATTCTCTGCTAGTGTTGGCTTTGACGGAGTCAACGCACTGAGCTACAACCAAAACACTGGGCTTTCTGGAAACACCAACTTTGGTGTGGATCTTCGTAAGAAATACATCCAAGATGAGATTGATGATGAAGTAAAAGAGAACAAAAAAGTCGCTGCAGAAAAAGAAGCTGAGTATTTAGCGGCAATCGCTAAAGAAAATGGATGGGAAGGTTTACCTCCAGAAGAAATCGCAAAGAGACAGAAAAAGAAAATCCTAGATGACCCAAATGCCGAGAAGGGTGGTTCACGACATGGCATTTTGGAGAACGTAATTGGTGATATTGTAGATGATGTGAAAACATCACTGGGTTATGTTTCCAGTGACTTAGTAGAACAAGTTGATGGCAAATTTAGAGTTAGGACTTGTTTTGTTGCAGGAACCAAAGTTCATACTAAAGATGGACTGAAGAACATCGAAGACATTCAAGTTGGGGATGTGGTTCTTTCTAAATCGGACGAAACAGGCGAAGTCTCTTACCGCAAAGTAGTGAACACTTTTATCCGCCAAACGGATGCTATCTATTCTGTGTCCTTTGCTGACGGAACTATACTCGAAACCACCTGGAACCACCCGTTCCGTGTGAAAAAACAAGGTCATGCTTTAGAGAAGTTCTCTATAGAAACTACTGATTGGGTGCAGGCAAAAGATTTACATCCTGGGGATGTGGCTCTTGGAGCGGATGGAAGAGAACTGGTTGTAACTGATATCACCATTGATGAGCGGGTAGAGACGGTTTATAACTTTGAGGTGGATGAGTATCATACCTACTTCGTAGGAGAAGTTGGGGTTTGGGTGCATAACAATGATAACACATATACGGAAGATTCAGTGGATGCTTTTTATGGCAAATCACAAGAAGAGAATGATTTAGCAAAACAACTCAAAGATTCGAAACTCAAGCTTGAAACTATGCAAAAAAATGGAGAAATTACTGAACAACAGAAGAAATTGGCAATCCTAAATCTGGAGACAGTTCAGGCATCCGCTGACGGCGATACAGAGAAACTTTTGGAAATTGATAAAAAAATTAAGGAAATTACCAGTGATACAGTAGACAAATTCCAAAATTTAATTGATCTAGATTTATATTCGGAATCTGAAAAATTGCAAATACGACAATTAATTTATCAAGGCGTTGTATACGATAGTCTATCTTACAAACTAGGTGGGACAGGATACAAGGAAGGAATTGACTGCACCCACTATGGGCAGTTACTTTCTAATAATACAGGGAAACCGCACAAGTTTGTTCAAACAAAAGATTTTGAGTCGTCAACTGAGATTAAGGAAAATTTTTCTTTGGTTACAAAAGGAACATTTAAAGAGGTTTATGATAGCAAAAATAAAACACTTTTGAAGCCTGGAGATAGAATTATTACATATGGAAAAAATACTGGTGGAAATCCATCTGGTCATGATGTTACATTTTTAGGGTTTAATAAGAAGGGTAAGCCAATTGTTACACAATCTACTGGTGGTGGGGTGAGACCAGCTGGAGTCGATGGCTCATTTTCCGCTTACAAAGATAGTGACGGAGTAGATACTTGGGTATATCGATACAAGGCAAAAAAATAGTAAGGAAATATCATGGTCAGTAAAATAAAATTCTTAACAGTTAGTATCTTCATTTTGATTGTAGCAAATGTTTACTGCAAAGAAAAAGGAAAACTTGAACTTGATTCAGGACAACATGATCCTAAGCTTAATCAACTTTCAAAGAGTGATATTATTACCGTAAAAGAATTACTTAAAAATCATCTTACATCATATAATTACCTTAAACCTGAGGAAACTGGGAATATGGATAATTATTCTTCCGAAGATTCACTCGTAAGAGTTTACCCAGATAAGGGTGCGATAGTCTATATATTAACTAGGTATGAAATATCAGATTCTTACACAATCGGGAATTATTTAGATATAGAATACTTCTATGAATTTTATGTAGACTTTGATGTTAAGGGAGAAGTAAATCTTACAACAAATACAGTCACTTTTTACAAGCCGACCCGTATTCGTTATAAATACGGAGTTATTCAAGAGAACGATAAATGGAAAATTTACTTAGATGGGAGTGGTTTTATCCCAGTCCCGGATAGCATTTTTATCAGATATTTCAATAAAATTGGTAGGGGAGACCTCGTCAGAGAGATTGAAGTTAACTAAATATGCCTGAGCCTCGCCAAAACTATAATAG
Protein-coding regions in this window:
- a CDS encoding polymorphic toxin-type HINT domain-containing protein, encoding VKLAGFSAGVSYTQNGGFGANVGYEFGGNNVLSGLGLNLNYSQSGGFGGGISYSKKTEGGTTVTGGLNYSKDAGVGASLNAQKKMDASDAYTATVTGGVSFSQKQGFGASLDASIEKVAEKTPPGQTPPPKPQFQSFSQMDMGLSFNQKEGFSASVGFDGVNALSYNQNTGLSGNTNFGVDLRKKYIQDEIDDEVKENKKVAAEKEAEYLAAIAKENGWEGLPPEEIAKRQKKKILDDPNAEKGGSRHGILENVIGDIVDDVKTSLGYVSSDLVEQVDGKFRVRTCFVAGTKVHTKDGLKNIEDIQVGDVVLSKSDETGEVSYRKVVNTFIRQTDAIYSVSFADGTILETTWNHPFRVKKQGHALEKFSIETTDWVQAKDLHPGDVALGADGRELVVTDITIDERVETVYNFEVDEYHTYFVGEVGVWVHNNDNTYTEDSVDAFYGKSQEENDLAKQLKDSKLKLETMQKNGEITEQQKKLAILNLETVQASADGDTEKLLEIDKKIKEITSDTVDKFQNLIDLDLYSESEKLQIRQLIYQGVVYDSLSYKLGGTGYKEGIDCTHYGQLLSNNTGKPHKFVQTKDFESSTEIKENFSLVTKGTFKEVYDSKNKTLLKPGDRIITYGKNTGGNPSGHDVTFLGFNKKGKPIVTQSTGGGVRPAGVDGSFSAYKDSDGVDTWVYRYKAKK